The window ACGACCGCTGCCAGCGGATCGTCACCAGTGCCGGCCGAGTCCCGCGGGCTGCGGGCCAGTTCCGCGGCGTGCTCTTCGGCGGCCGATGCCGGCGCGATCAGCGATGCTTCCTGCATCCGCCGCTGCGCCACGCGCAGTGCCGCGTCACGCGACGTGGCTGCGATGCGCATGCGGTTCATGCCCGCACCGGTGCCCGCCGGGATGAGACGGCCGACGATGACGTTTTCCTTCAGGCCGATCAGCGTGTCCTGCTTACCCTGAACCGCCGCTTCCGTCAGAACGCGGGTGGTTTCCTGGAACGAGGCGGCCGAGATGAAGCTGCGGGTCTGCAGCGACGCCTTGGTGATGCCCAGCAGGATCGGCTTGCCCTGAGCGGGCTGCTGACCCGGTTCGAGCTTGGCGTTGATCGCGTCCATCTCGTCCCGGTCGACCTGTTCGCCGGCCAGCAGCGTGGTGTCGCCGCCATCGGTAATCTCAACCTTCTGCAGCATCTGGCGAACGATCACCTCGATGTGCTTGTCGTTGATCTTCACGCCCTGCAAGCGATAGACTTCCTGGATTTCGCTGACCAGATATTCGGCCAGCGGCTCGATGCCGAGCACTTCCAGAATGTCGTGCGGATCGGGGCTGCCGCCGATCAGGTTGTCGCCACGCTTGACGTAGTCGCCTTCCTGAACGTCGATCACCTTCGACTTCGGCACCAGATATTCCACGACCTCGCCGCCGTCCTCGGGCTGAATGCCGATCTTGCGCTTGGCCTTGTAATCCTTGCCGAACACGACGCGGCCCGAAACCTTCGCGATGATCGCGTTTTCCTTGGGCTTGCGTGCTTCGAACAGCTCGGCGACGCGCGGCAGACCGCCGGTGATGTCGCGGGTCTTGGCCGATTCACGGCTGGCACGGGCCAGAACGTCACCGCCCTGAACCTGAGCGCCATCCTCCACCGACAGCACCGTACCCGGTGCCAGCATGTAGCGGCCGGCCTCACCCGAGGCATCGTCATGCAGCGTCAGACGCGGACGAAGATCTTCCTTGGACCGCGAAGCGGCGCGATATTCGATCACCACGCGCTGTGCGATGCCGGTCGCTTCGTCCACCTGTTCGGTCAGCGTCTTGCCGTCGATCAGGTCCTGATACTTCACGATACCCGGGTTTTCCGTGATCACCGGCATGGTGAACGGATCCCATTCGGCCAGCCGGTCGCCCTTGCTGACGATGGCGCCGTCGTCGTGCATGACATAGGCACCATAGGGGATGCGGTGGACCGCCAGGTCGCGGCCTTCCATATCCACAATCGCCAGTTCGCCCGACCGCGACAGAACGACGCGGCGGCCACGCTGATCGGTGATCAGGCGCAGGTCGCGATGCTGGATCGTGCCGTCGACGGGCGCTTCCAGGTTCGACTGTTCGTTCAGCTGTGCCGCGCCGCCGATGTGGAACGTCCGCATCGTCAGCTGGGTGCCCGGCTCACCGATCGACTGGGCGGCGATAACGCCAACCGCTTCACCGATGTTCACCGGCGTACCACGGGCCAGATCGCGGCCATAGCACTTGGCGCAGACACCGATCTTGGCTTCGCAGACCAGCGGCGAGCGGATCTTCATCCCCTGAATGCCGATGGCTTCGATCTGCGCGATCATCGCTTCGTCCAGCAGCGTGCCGGTCGGGATCACGACTTCGCCCGTCTTGGCATCCACGACGTCCTCGGCCGTGGTGCGGCCCAGGATACGCTCGCCCAGCGATGCGATGACGCTGCCGCCCTGAACGATCGCCCGCATTTCCAGCGCGCGCTCGGTGCCGCAGTCGATCTCCATCACGACGCAATCCTGCGACACGTCGACCAGACGGCGGGTCAGGTAACCCGAGTTCGCCGTCTTGAGCGCGGTGTCGGCCAGACCCTTGCGGGCGCCGTGGGTGGAGTTGAAGTATTCAAGAACGGTCAGACCTTCCTTGAAGTTCGAGATGATCGGCGTTTCGATGATCTCGCCCGACGGCTTGGCCATCAGGCCGCGCATCCCGGCCAGCTGCTTGATCTGCGCCTGCGAACCGCGGGCACCGGAATGGGCCATCATGTAGATCGAGTTGATCGGCAGTTCGCGGCCCGTTTCCGGGTCCTTCTTCACTGCCTTGATCTCGTCCATCATGGCCGCCGCCACCTGATCGCCGCAACGGCTCCAGGCGTCGATCACCTTGTTGTACTTTTCCTGCTGCGTGATCAGGCCGTCCTGATACTGCTGCTCGAAATCCTTCACCAGGGCGCGGGTCTCATCGACCAGAGCGACCTTGGAATCCGGAATGATCATGTCGTCCTTGCCGAACGAGATGCCGGCCTTGAACGCGTGGCGGAAGCCCAGCGTCATGATGCCGTCGGCGAACAGAACCGTCTCCTTCTGGCCGGTGTGGCGATAGACGGTGTCGATGACGTCGCCGACTTCCTTCTTGGTCAGCAGCCGGTTGATCGTTTCGAACGGCACGCGGTGCGACTGGGGCAGCTTTTCACCGATCAGCAGGCGACCCGGCGTCGTTTCGACGCGCTTCATGTAGACGTTGCCGTCTTCATCGGTCTGCGCCACGCGCGTGATGATCTTGGTGTGCAGCGTGACCGCGCCGGTATCCAGGGCGTGATGCACCTCGGCCATGTCGGACAGCATCATGCCTTCGCCCGGCTCGGCTTCCTTCATCATCGACAGATAATAAAGGCCCAGCACCATGTCCTGCGACGGCACGATGATCGGCTTGCCGTTGGCGGGCGACAGGATGTTGTTGGTCGACATCATCAGGACGCGCGCTTCCAGCTGCGCCTCAAGGCTCAGCGGGACGTGCACGGCCATCTGGTCACCGTCGAAGTCGGCGTTGAAGGCCGAGCAGACGAGCGGGTGCAGCTGGATCGCCTTACCCTCGATCAGCACCGGCTCGAACGCCTGAATGCCCAGACGGTGCAGCGTCGGCGCGCGGTTCAGCAGCACGGGATGCTCGCGGATCACCTCGTCCAGGATGTCCCAGACTTCCTTGCGCTCCTTCTCGACCCACTTCTTGGCCTGCTTCAGGGTCATGGACAGACCCTTGGCGTCAAGGCGGGCATAGATGAACGGCTTGAACAGCTCGAGCGCCATCTTCTTGGGCAGGCCGCACTGGTGCAGCTTCAGTTCCGGCCCGGTCACGATGACCGAACGGCCCGAATAGTCGACGCGCTTGCCCAGCAGGTTCTGACGGAACCGGCCCTGCTTGCCCTTCAGCATGTCGGACAGCGACTTCAGCGGACGCTTGTTGGCACCCGTGATCGTGCGGCCGCGGCGGCCATTGTCGAACAGGGCGTCGACGGCTTCCTGCAACATGCGCTTTTCGTTGCGCACGATGATATCCGGCGCGCGCAGTTCCATCAGCCGCTTCAGACGGTTGTTGCGGTTGATGACGCGGCGATACAGGTCGTTGAGGTCCGACGTCGCAAAGCGGCCGCCGTCCAGCGGCACCAGCGGGCGCAGTTCCGGCGGAATGACCGGCACGACGTCCAGGATCATCCATTCCGGGCGGTTGCCGGAATCGATGAAGCTTTCGACGACCTTCAGCCGCTTGATGATCTTCTTGGGCTTCAGCTCGGACTTGGTGACGGCCAGTTCCTCAAGCAGGTCGCGGCGCTCGCCCTCAAGGTCCAGGTCCATCAGCATCTGCTTGACGGCCTCGGCACCGATGCCCGCAGAGAACGCGTCCTCGCCATACTGGTCCTGCGCGTCGAGCAGCTCGTCCTCGGTCAGCAGCTGATACTTGTCGAGCGGGGTCAGGCCCGGCTCGATCACGATATAGCTTTCGAAATAAAGGACGCGCTCAAGCTGCTTCAGCTGCATGTCGAGCAACAGGCCGATGCGGCTCGGCAGCGACTTCAGGAACCAGATATGGGCAACCGGCGCGGCCAGTTCGATATGGCCCATGCGCTCGCGGCGGACCTTGGAAACGGTCACTTCCACGCCGCACTTTTCGCAGACGATGCCCTTGTACTTCATGCGCTTGTACTTGCCGCACAGGCACTCGTAATCCTTGATCGGGCCAAAGATGCGCGCGCAGAACAGGCCGTCACGCTCGGGCTTGAACGTGCGATAGTTGATCGTTTCCGGCTTCTTGATCTCGCCGAACGACCACGACCGGATGCGGTCGGGCGAAGCGATGCCGATCTGGATCTGGTCGAAAGTCTCCGGCTTGGCCACCGGGTTCGCGAAGTTGGTCAGTTCGTTCATTTTTTCAGTCCCTCAGGAGGGTCAAATTCTTGGGTCGGCAGGGGAGGAAGGGGACCACGACCGATGTGCCGTGGTCCCTTCGATTACTCCGCCGCTTCGGCCAGGCCGCCATCCTCTGCGTCCAGCTCGTTCTTGAGCTCGACGTTGAGGCCCAGCGACCGCATTTCCTTGACAAGCACGTTGAAGCTCTCGGGAATGCCGGCCTCGAACGTGTCGTCGCCCTTGACGATCGCCTCATAGACCTTGGTACGGCCGACCACGTCGTCGGACTTCACCGTCAGCATTTCCTGAAGCGTATAGGCAGCGCCGTACGCCTGCAGTGCCCAGACCTCCATTTCCCCGAAACGCTGGCCGCCGAACTGCGCCTTGCCGCCCAGCGGCTGCTGGGTGACGAGCGAGTAGGGGCCGATCGACCGGGCGTGGATCTTGTCATCGACCAGGTGGTGCAGCTTGAGCATGTAGATGATGCCCACGGTCACCTTGCGGTCGAACGCCTCGCCGGTGCGACCGTCGAACAGCGTCGACTGACCCGAAGCGTCCAGACCAGCCAGCTCGAGCATCGCGGACACGTCCGCCTCGACCGCGCCGTCGAACACCGGGGTTGCCATCGGCACGCCCGACTTCAGGTTGCCGGCCAGTTCGATGATCTGATCCGGCGTCCGCGCCTCGATCTCGTCGAGATAATGCTCGCCATAGACTTCCTTCAGCCGGTCCTTGACCGCTTCCGGCATCGCGCCGCCCTTGGCGTCGGGATTGGCTTCGCGCCATTCCTCCAGCTTGTGGGCGATGCTCTGGCCCAGGCCACGCGCGGCCCAGCCCAGATGCGTCTCAAAGATCTGGCCGACGTTCATGCGCGACGGCACGCCCAGCGGGTTGAGCACCAGGTCGACGGGCGTTCCGTCCTCCAGGAACGGCATGTCTTCCTGCGGCAGGATGCGGCTGATGACGCCCTTGTTACCGTGACGGCCGGCCATCTTGTCGCCCGGCTGCAGCTTGCGCTTCACCGCGACGAACACCTTGACCATCTTCAGCACGCCAGGCGGCAGTTCGTCACCGCGCTCCAGCTTTTCGCGGCGGTCGTCGAACTTGTCCTTGATGCGCTTTACGGCCTCATCATACTGCGTCTTGACCGCTTCGAGGTTCGACTGAACGGCGTCGTCCGCAACCGCGAACTTCCACCATTCGTGCTTTTCGACTTCCTCGAGCACCGCCTCGGTGATGTCCACGCCCTTCTTCAGGCCCTTGGGCACCGACGTGGCAGTCTGGCCGACCAGCATTTCGCGCAGGCGCGACCAAGTGGCACGGTTCAGGATGCTGCGCTCGTCGTCCGAGTCCTTCTTCAGGCGCTCGATCTCCTCGCGCTCGATCGCCATCGCGCGCTCGTCCTTGTCGATGCCGTGGCGGTTGAACACGCGCACATCGACGATCGTGCCCGACACGCCCGGCGGCAGGCGGAGCGAGGTGTCGCGCACGTCGCTTGCCTTTTCGCCAAAGATGGCGCGCAGCAGCTTTTCTTCCGGCGTCATCGGGCTTTCGCCCTTGGGCGTGATTTTGCCGACCAGGATGTCGCCCGGCTCGACCTCTGCACCGATATAGACGATGCCCGCTTCGTCGAGGTTGCGCAGCGCTTCCTCACCGACATTCGGGATGTCGCGGGTGATGTCTTCCGGCCCCAGCTTGGTGTCGCGGGCCATCACTTCGAACTCGTCGATATGGATCGACGTGAACACGTCGTCCTTCACGATCCGTTCGGAGATCAGGATCGAATCCTCGTAGTTATAGCCGTTCCAGGGCATGAACGCGACGAGCGCATTGCGGCCCAGCGCCAGCTCGCCGAACTCGGTCGACGGGCCGTCGGCGATGATGTCGCCGGCCTTCACCACATCGCCCACCTTCACCAGCGGACGCTGGTTGATGCAGGTCGACTGGTTCGAACGCTGGAACTTCATCAAGGTATAGATGTCGACGCCGCTTTCCGTGGCATCCACATCGCCCGTGGCGCGCACGACGATACGGGTTGCGTCCACCTGATCGACGATGCCGTCCCGCTTGGCGCCGATGGCCGCGCCGGAATCCCGGGCAACCGTCTCTTCCATGCCGGTGCCGACGAACGGCGCCTCGGCCCGCACCAGCGGCACGGCCTGACGCTGCATGTTCGAACCCATCAGCGCGCGGTTGGCGTCATCGTTTTCCAGGAACGGAATCAGCGAGGCGGCAACCGAAACCAGCTGCTTCGGAGACACGTCCATCAGCGTGATCTGATCGCGCAGCGCCATCAGGAATTCGCCGCCCTGACGTGCGGAGACCAGTTCCTCAGCGAACGAGCCATCGGGGTTCAGCTCGGCCGACGCCTGCGCGACGGTGTGCTTCTGCTCCTCCATGGCCGACAGATAGACGACCTCGTTCGTCACCTTGCCGTCGATGATCTTGCGGTACGGCGTTTCGATGAAGCCATACTTGTTCACGCGGCTGAACGTCGCCAGCGAGTTGATCAGACCGATGTTCGGGCCTTCCGGCGTTTCAATCGGGCAGATACGGCCATAATGCGTCGGGTGAACGTCGCGGACTTCGAAGCCGGCGCGCTCACGCGTCAGACCGCCCGGCCCAAGTGCTGACACGCGGCGCTTGTGCGTCACTTCCGACAGCGGGTTGGTCTGGTCCATGAACTGCGACAGCTGCGACGAGCCGAAGAATTCGCGGACGGCCGCAACGGCGGGCTTTGCGTTGATCAGGTCGTTCGGCATCACCGTCGACACATCGACCGAGCTCATCCGCTCCTTCACGGCACGCTCCATGCGGAGCAGGCCGACGCGGTACTGGTTTTCCAGCAGCTCGCCCACCGAACGGACGCGGCGGTTGCCCAGGTTGTCGATATCGTCAACCTCGCCCTTGCCGTCCTTCAGGTTCACCAGCGTCTTGACGACTTCCAGGATATCCTCGGTGCGCAGCGTGGTCACCGTATCCGGGCAGTCGAGGTCGAGGCGCATGTTCAGCTTGACGCGGCCCACCGCCGACAGGTCGTAGCGGTCCGGATCGAAGAACAGGCCGGCGAACAGCGATTCCGCCGTCTCCAGCGTCGGCGGCTCGCCAGGGCGCATCACGCGATAGATGTCGGACAGCGCCTGTTCGCGCTCCTCGGCCTTGTCGGCCTTCAGCGTGTTGCGGATCCATGCGCCCGTCGACACATGGTCGATGTCGAGCAGCTCGATCCGGTCGATGCCGGCCTTGTCCAGCTTTTCCAGGTTTTCGGCGCCGATTTCGTCGCCAGCCTCGACATAGATTTCGCCCGACGTTTCGTTGATCAGGTCGAACGCCGAATAGCGGCCATAGATTTCCTCGGTCGGGATCAGCAGCGTCTCAAGCCCGTCCTTCGCCGCCTTGTTGGCCGCACGGGGGCTGATCTTCTGACCCGCCGGGAAGATGACTTCGCCCGACTTGGCATCGATGATGTCGAACATCGGCTTCTGGCCGCGCCAGTTTTCCGCCGCGAACGGGATCTGCCAGCCACCCTGGCCGCGGACGAACGTCACGCGGTTGTAGAAGTGGTTGAGGATTTCCTCGCTGTTCAGGCCCAGCGCATAGAGCAGGCTGGTGACCGGCAGCTTGCGCTTGCGGTCGATGCGGACGTTGACGATGTCCTTGGCATCGAATTCGAAATCCAGCCACGACCCGCGATAGGGGATGACGCGGGCGGCGAACAGATACTTGCCCGATGCGTGCGTCTTGCCGCGGTCATGGTCGAACAGCACGCCCGGCGAACGGTGCATCTGGCTGACGATCACGCGCTCGGTGCCGTTGACGATGAACGTGCCGTTCTCCGTCATCAGCGGCATGTCGCCCATGTAAACGTCCTGCTCCTTGATATCGAGCACCGAGCGGGCTTCGGTATCCGGATCCACCTCGAACACGATGAGGCGCAGGGTGACGCGCATCGGCGCGGCATAGGTGATGCCCCGCTGACGGCATTCTTCCTGGTCGAACTTGGGCGGCTCCAGCTCGTAATTCACGAAGTCGAGTTCGGCCGTCCCGGCGAAGTCCCGGATCGGGAACACGCTGCGCAGCGTCTTTTCCAGACCCGAAACATAGCCGATGGACGGATCGGACCGCAGAAACTGTTCGTAGGATTCGCGCTGAACCTCGATCAGGTTCGGCATCTGCACCACTTCATGGATGTCGCCGAACACCTTGCGGATGCGGCGCTTCATCGTGCCGCTCTCGATCGCCTTGGTTGCCATAGCTGAGGATTGCCCTTGTTCTATCAAAAGGTAGTTCAATCAGAATTCGTACCCGGTGACCCACCGGATCGGGCACGCAAAAGACGCCAAAAAAGCCGCGCGTCCATCGCCCCGTGGCGAGGATGGCGGCTTTGCGGCGTCATGAGCCCGGCTGATCCATTCATTGGCACGCTGCGCGACGGCGAACCTTTCCCGATCGGACGGTGTTGGCGATATAGGCGCAGCGCCGGGTCATGTCAAACGGCATGGCGGATACCCGGCGAGCGGCGGCGGATACATGAACGCGGGATAAATGCCTGATGAACCTCAGATAAACGGCATCGCCCCGTCGTCCTGCTCTGTCATCCCGTCGCTGATTCCGGGTTCGCAATGAAACCGGATGGGCGGGTCGGGGCGTTGGCGTCCTGCTATGAAGAAAAATCGCCTCATCGCTCGCACGGCCACCCTGGCGCTGATTGCCACGCTGGCTGCCCCCGCAATTGCTCAGGACATCGCACCCGCGCCCGCTCCGGTCCAGCCGGTTCAGGCCCCGTCCGCACCGACGACGTCCGCACCGACGACGACCGCGCCGGTCATCATTCGTCAGGCCGCGCCCGCGCCGACCCAGACGACGGCCGCCCCGTCCATTCCCGCCGCGACCCCCCAATCCGGCCCGAGCGCAGCCCAGTCCGCGCCGAGCGCCACTGTCGCGCCGGAAGCACTGGCTCAGGTCGAACAGGAACAGGCAGCAGCGCGTGAGGCCGCACAGCGCAATCGGGAGGCTCAGGCCCGCCGGTCTGCCGCCAACACCGCAGCGAGCGACGAACCTGCACGGGCAGAAGCGGCTCCGGCAGCCGAGGTTGCGCCGCCTCCCACGTTGAATGAGGCCCCGGCGGTCGATCCCGCGGTCCAGTCGCCCCCGCCCGTCGCGGCAACGCCCGCGCCGGAAGCTGCACCGCCCGCCGATAGCGGCTTCGACGCGCCGGCAACGGCAGAGAGTTCGACCGACTGGACGCCGTGGATCGTTGGCGTGGCCGGCATCGGTGCCGCCTTTGCGCTGCTTGCATGGGCCGCGACCCGGCGCCGCCGCGCTGCCCCGGATCCGGTCGTGGCCAATCGAGAGGTCAATCGCCCGATTGAGCCGAAGCCTCGCCCGATCGAGCCCCGCCCGATGACGGTCGCCACGCCGCAGGCTGCGACGGTCGAGCCGGTTCAGCACGCGCCAGCGATGGCGGCGACCGCCACACCGCTGGTCGCGCACGGCGTTTCGCCTGCGACGCATCACGAGCATTCGGCGGTGCTGAAGCCGGGTCATGAGGGCATGGGCCGTCACGAACGGGCTGCGCTTGCCGGTCCGACGGCGGACAATCCGTTCCTGACTCGCCGGGCCCGGCTGAAGCGCGCGCGCTTCTATGACGAGCGTGAGCGGATGGGCCTGGTGGATGCGGCGGCGGCTGCGCCGGCCCGGACCCCGGCCGCCCCTGCGGCTCAGCCGGTCGGTGCCGCGCCGCGACAGGAGGTCGAACGGCCGCGGGTGATCAAGC of the Sphingomonas sp. BGYR3 genome contains:
- the rpoC gene encoding DNA-directed RNA polymerase subunit beta' gives rise to the protein MNELTNFANPVAKPETFDQIQIGIASPDRIRSWSFGEIKKPETINYRTFKPERDGLFCARIFGPIKDYECLCGKYKRMKYKGIVCEKCGVEVTVSKVRRERMGHIELAAPVAHIWFLKSLPSRIGLLLDMQLKQLERVLYFESYIVIEPGLTPLDKYQLLTEDELLDAQDQYGEDAFSAGIGAEAVKQMLMDLDLEGERRDLLEELAVTKSELKPKKIIKRLKVVESFIDSGNRPEWMILDVVPVIPPELRPLVPLDGGRFATSDLNDLYRRVINRNNRLKRLMELRAPDIIVRNEKRMLQEAVDALFDNGRRGRTITGANKRPLKSLSDMLKGKQGRFRQNLLGKRVDYSGRSVIVTGPELKLHQCGLPKKMALELFKPFIYARLDAKGLSMTLKQAKKWVEKERKEVWDILDEVIREHPVLLNRAPTLHRLGIQAFEPVLIEGKAIQLHPLVCSAFNADFDGDQMAVHVPLSLEAQLEARVLMMSTNNILSPANGKPIIVPSQDMVLGLYYLSMMKEAEPGEGMMLSDMAEVHHALDTGAVTLHTKIITRVAQTDEDGNVYMKRVETTPGRLLIGEKLPQSHRVPFETINRLLTKKEVGDVIDTVYRHTGQKETVLFADGIMTLGFRHAFKAGISFGKDDMIIPDSKVALVDETRALVKDFEQQYQDGLITQQEKYNKVIDAWSRCGDQVAAAMMDEIKAVKKDPETGRELPINSIYMMAHSGARGSQAQIKQLAGMRGLMAKPSGEIIETPIISNFKEGLTVLEYFNSTHGARKGLADTALKTANSGYLTRRLVDVSQDCVVMEIDCGTERALEMRAIVQGGSVIASLGERILGRTTAEDVVDAKTGEVVIPTGTLLDEAMIAQIEAIGIQGMKIRSPLVCEAKIGVCAKCYGRDLARGTPVNIGEAVGVIAAQSIGEPGTQLTMRTFHIGGAAQLNEQSNLEAPVDGTIQHRDLRLITDQRGRRVVLSRSGELAIVDMEGRDLAVHRIPYGAYVMHDDGAIVSKGDRLAEWDPFTMPVITENPGIVKYQDLIDGKTLTEQVDEATGIAQRVVIEYRAASRSKEDLRPRLTLHDDASGEAGRYMLAPGTVLSVEDGAQVQGGDVLARASRESAKTRDITGGLPRVAELFEARKPKENAIIAKVSGRVVFGKDYKAKRKIGIQPEDGGEVVEYLVPKSKVIDVQEGDYVKRGDNLIGGSPDPHDILEVLGIEPLAEYLVSEIQEVYRLQGVKINDKHIEVIVRQMLQKVEITDGGDTTLLAGEQVDRDEMDAINAKLEPGQQPAQGKPILLGITKASLQTRSFISAASFQETTRVLTEAAVQGKQDTLIGLKENVIVGRLIPAGTGAGMNRMRIAATSRDAALRVAQRRMQEASLIAPASAAEEHAAELARSPRDSAGTGDDPLAAVVASGHGTDADAGDYLND
- the rpoB gene encoding DNA-directed RNA polymerase subunit beta; protein product: MATKAIESGTMKRRIRKVFGDIHEVVQMPNLIEVQRESYEQFLRSDPSIGYVSGLEKTLRSVFPIRDFAGTAELDFVNYELEPPKFDQEECRQRGITYAAPMRVTLRLIVFEVDPDTEARSVLDIKEQDVYMGDMPLMTENGTFIVNGTERVIVSQMHRSPGVLFDHDRGKTHASGKYLFAARVIPYRGSWLDFEFDAKDIVNVRIDRKRKLPVTSLLYALGLNSEEILNHFYNRVTFVRGQGGWQIPFAAENWRGQKPMFDIIDAKSGEVIFPAGQKISPRAANKAAKDGLETLLIPTEEIYGRYSAFDLINETSGEIYVEAGDEIGAENLEKLDKAGIDRIELLDIDHVSTGAWIRNTLKADKAEEREQALSDIYRVMRPGEPPTLETAESLFAGLFFDPDRYDLSAVGRVKLNMRLDLDCPDTVTTLRTEDILEVVKTLVNLKDGKGEVDDIDNLGNRRVRSVGELLENQYRVGLLRMERAVKERMSSVDVSTVMPNDLINAKPAVAAVREFFGSSQLSQFMDQTNPLSEVTHKRRVSALGPGGLTRERAGFEVRDVHPTHYGRICPIETPEGPNIGLINSLATFSRVNKYGFIETPYRKIIDGKVTNEVVYLSAMEEQKHTVAQASAELNPDGSFAEELVSARQGGEFLMALRDQITLMDVSPKQLVSVAASLIPFLENDDANRALMGSNMQRQAVPLVRAEAPFVGTGMEETVARDSGAAIGAKRDGIVDQVDATRIVVRATGDVDATESGVDIYTLMKFQRSNQSTCINQRPLVKVGDVVKAGDIIADGPSTEFGELALGRNALVAFMPWNGYNYEDSILISERIVKDDVFTSIHIDEFEVMARDTKLGPEDITRDIPNVGEEALRNLDEAGIVYIGAEVEPGDILVGKITPKGESPMTPEEKLLRAIFGEKASDVRDTSLRLPPGVSGTIVDVRVFNRHGIDKDERAMAIEREEIERLKKDSDDERSILNRATWSRLREMLVGQTATSVPKGLKKGVDITEAVLEEVEKHEWWKFAVADDAVQSNLEAVKTQYDEAVKRIKDKFDDRREKLERGDELPPGVLKMVKVFVAVKRKLQPGDKMAGRHGNKGVISRILPQEDMPFLEDGTPVDLVLNPLGVPSRMNVGQIFETHLGWAARGLGQSIAHKLEEWREANPDAKGGAMPEAVKDRLKEVYGEHYLDEIEARTPDQIIELAGNLKSGVPMATPVFDGAVEADVSAMLELAGLDASGQSTLFDGRTGEAFDRKVTVGIIYMLKLHHLVDDKIHARSIGPYSLVTQQPLGGKAQFGGQRFGEMEVWALQAYGAAYTLQEMLTVKSDDVVGRTKVYEAIVKGDDTFEAGIPESFNVLVKEMRSLGLNVELKNELDAEDGGLAEAAE